CCCACgcttaaatataaaatttgagctGATGACAATAGAAAAAAGCAGGAACAGCTATGACACACTTCTTAACTAGTCTCATCgcataatttcacaaaaatataCCATGGGTGCCAAAAATAAAGATCTATTAACAATGTGATTTAACCAAAAATCACTTGCACAATGCTctcatcagttttttttttttttttggtcaatataaTTCTCGTCAATATGGGATTAAAACATTGTCACCATCACCTTAGGAAAGGAGATGCCACTTGGTCTAAAGACGATGAATCACAATAGACCAGAGCTCCAATAAGCATAAGAAGTGTAACCAATTAATGATCTAAAGTTCTAATAAGttgtcataactcataagtgCAAGTCAATGACAACAGAAAAAGGAAACAGGACAAACATGCTCAGCAGTGCTAGAGTTTATCAAAGCTTGACAAATGCAGCATATTTGTGCTCAACTGCAAAGCCGGACAAATGCAGCATATTTGTGCTCCTAAAAAGGAGGACCAAATCAATCTAGAAAAGCCAACTTTGCTCCAACATACATGCCTTAAAAAACTGCCAAGTACtgaaattcataaaataaattgaacaaaGGATAGGATCAAGTCATCATATAAAGAAGGCAAGCACAGTGGAAGATCATAAACATCATATATGAATATCAGaagaaaagtcaaaagaaaCCTCTTACAGGAAAAATTCCAAGGCTAGTTCAAGTCAATTGATATTTCAAAGAATCTATTTCAAACTTCAGATACGTAATGTTAATGAACCCAGGACATTAACCCCCCCTAGCCCatttaagaaaattggaaaTCTTTAATCTCATCAATAATCTAGTCAATCACTAAGCACTTGAGATGTCACAGTAAGAGTTCTACTGAACCCATGAGACAAATacaataaagagaaaaatgttAGGAAACTcaaataatcatatattttattagccacaaaAAGCTTATGATGCCACAATAGTCAATAATTTTGGATGAAAGAGAACAAAATATGCATACCAAAATTTCTTGAAGAAATATCATAATACATTAATCTGACATGAAACAAAAGGAAATACAGCCAAAAAGCCTATGCAGCCACATTAGTGGCAGAAGAACCTTTTCTAGATTTCATGGAATAAAAGAGATTCAAGACATCAGCATGGTTACGAATGTAGACTGGGCATTTGGAAAGGAAATTTTGAGCTTCAAAATGCCTTCCGGCCTTGAAGAAGGCTTCAAATGTACGGAGAAACACGGATGTTGCTGGAAACCTCTTTGAAGTCATTTCCTTCAAAAAGTTGATAGCATCATCACCAGTTCCGGACTTTGATACATACTCAATAAATGGATCCACAAAGGGTGGGAACCCTTGATTTTTCATCAAACCCAAAAGACTTAAAGCATTTTGAAACCCACCCTGAACCAACAACTTACTTATCAATTCTTTATATGTAGTATGCCAGGGCTTCAACTGTTCAACATTTACCAGCTCAACAAGAAGCGTGCATGCCTCTATTGCCCTGTTCTTTTGGCAATAAGCGTTTACCAAAATGTGGAATGCATAACTAGCAGAAGAAACTCCCTCCTTTTCAACCATCTGTTTGAAATAATCAGAAGCCTTGTCAAGATCCCCAGCCACACAATGCCCCTCAATGAAAGATGCCCATGTCCTGTGATCTAGAGTGGACCCAGATGCTTCCATATCCTCCATAAGTTCACTTGCCTCATCCTTTTTACCAGTGCTACTAAGCTGAAATGCAATTTTACTCTGTAAATGACCATTAGCCACAAACCCAccttctttcatttctttcaaAACCTTATTGCACTCTCCAAGTCTACCAACACTGGTTAATGACTTAAGAACTGCACCAAGCATAGAATTTGTCAACAAATTCCCGCTCTCAGTAAAAATCCTCACAACCCTCGAAAAAAGACCCATATCCAATTGTTTACCAACTGCTACTTTCCTCAATAGAAAGACACAACAATCCTCAGAAGGCTTATTTGCTCCAGCCATGGAAAACTCATACAAATCCACAGCATCCTTAATCATTTTCCTCTTACAAAACCGCCCCAACACCTTAACAAATGTCGCCTCCTCCATGTCATACCCGTTGCTTCTCATCTCATCAACAACTTTCCAAAACCTATCGATACAATCTTCCCGCCCCAACACCTTGGCCACAGCATTATAAGTCTGCTCATCGTGCTTAAACAACCCACTCTCCTCCACCCATCTAAAGAAAATCAACGCTTTTGTTGGCTCCACACCAACCTTTTCCAATACCATCTTAACCATATCGCTCGAATACTCAATGCCTAATTCCCGTATCTGCCTTTCAACATCATCACTCCACACTTCACTCCTAACTATCTTACACAACTTGGAACAAACCTTCTCCACCGAATTATCCACCGATCCAGAGTCATACACAGCCCTCAATTTTTCAACATCACCACCCAGCCCATCCTTTTGGAACCTCTCCAAGACTTCATTTTGCACGCCCTTGGATATCCCATACCCCTTTTTGTTCATAACCCCAACCAAATCCCAAAACTCCTTAACAAACCCATTAACACCCAGAATCCTCAGCATCGAATTATATGATTTAGAGCTGAGTTTCTGACCATCACTCTCCAAAACCCAATTGAAAAACATCTTCGCCACATCGGGGCTCGATTCGAGCTTCCCCAGAACCCTCAACACCAATTCATGACTAATCACAACATTGTTCAACTCTAACTCTTTCCTAATATCATCCACACCCACAGTAGGTTTCGCAAAAATATCAGCTACAACTAAGTGAGTGTGATCCGTGTCTTTCTCTTCAATGGCTTGTTCAGGCTCAGACGAGAATCTACGAGAAATGGGGTCTCTAGGGTTTATGAATTGGGGTTTTTGTGAGACAGTGGTGTGAAAGAGTGAAGTGAGAGAACGAAATGGTGGGAGATTGAGATTGGGATTGGAGAGTACCTGGAAATGCGAGGACGAGTGAGTGGAATTGTGAAGCTGAGATCGGAGAATGTGGTGAGGTCGTAGAAGCAAGCGCCATTGGTGTCTCATGGTTGCCTTTTagggttagagagagagagagagagggagagggagagggagagggagaagTGTTAGGGTTTAAGAAAGATTggattgggttttggtttgcGAGCTACAGTTGCTAAATTTAAGTGCGGGGAGTTTTAAGTGCTACTGCTAGCTAATAGCCAGGACAAGTCAAAGTGGTATGTGTTACGATgcgttttttgggtttttttttttttttttttttgttggaaaatgaTACTAAAACTCAAACTATTTTGTTAGTTAGTACacttttcaaactatttagctATTTAGGACTCGTTTGGTATAGGATTTTAAGTAatgttatttgtaattttttcaaatatgtgtgagtaaaaaagtatgtaaaaatgtgtgtaaaattgtttaaaatttgaaaatgtggGTTTgaactactctaccaaatagGCCCTTAACAACTTGAGAGCAAAAGTGCAAAATTGAGTATAAAGAATTCAATTCCTATGTTGTGGCAGTAGCTAAGGTGGACAAGTTGTCCACGTAGGCATGCAAATCGAGTCCTTAAGACTCGAGTTCTGTTTTACTGAAATTG
This portion of the Castanea sativa cultivar Marrone di Chiusa Pesio chromosome 7, ASM4071231v1 genome encodes:
- the LOC142644596 gene encoding pentatricopeptide repeat-containing protein At3g02490, mitochondrial-like, whose amino-acid sequence is MRHQWRLLLRPHHILRSQLHNSTHSSSHFQVLSNPNLNLPPFRSLTSLFHTTVSQKPQFINPRDPISRRFSSEPEQAIEEKDTDHTHLVVADIFAKPTVGVDDIRKELELNNVVISHELVLRVLGKLESSPDVAKMFFNWVLESDGQKLSSKSYNSMLRILGVNGFVKEFWDLVGVMNKKGYGISKGVQNEVLERFQKDGLGGDVEKLRAVYDSGSVDNSVEKVCSKLCKIVRSEVWSDDVERQIRELGIEYSSDMVKMVLEKVGVEPTKALIFFRWVEESGLFKHDEQTYNAVAKVLGREDCIDRFWKVVDEMRSNGYDMEEATFVKVLGRFCKRKMIKDAVDLYEFSMAGANKPSEDCCVFLLRKVAVGKQLDMGLFSRVVRIFTESGNLLTNSMLGAVLKSLTSVGRLGECNKVLKEMKEGGFVANGHLQSKIAFQLSSTGKKDEASELMEDMEASGSTLDHRTWASFIEGHCVAGDLDKASDYFKQMVEKEGVSSASYAFHILVNAYCQKNRAIEACTLLVELVNVEQLKPWHTTYKELISKLLVQGGFQNALSLLGLMKNQGFPPFVDPFIEYVSKSGTGDDAINFLKEMTSKRFPATSVFLRTFEAFFKAGRHFEAQNFLSKCPVYIRNHADVLNLFYSMKSRKGSSATNVAA